In SAR324 cluster bacterium, the following are encoded in one genomic region:
- a CDS encoding zinc-dependent alcohol dehydrogenase family protein, with amino-acid sequence MKVVVFKEKGSLDVLKIEDHALPDPAGTDVRVKITSIGLNRADSLFRQGLYFFQPAFPSRVGYEGAGIVDAVGSKVTFLKPGDRVAILPSSFNASHQGCCAEYGIYPESHLLPTPSSIDDEIAGGIWMQYITAWDALIEDARIQKGDCVVIPAASSSVGVAAIQIVNMHGGVSIATTTSPAKMEALSRLGAQHVINIKDGNYVERVKAISQGKGARIIFDPVAGPTVKDHIAAAATHGIIFIYGLLDRRPMDIHAGVLMKKQLTLKGYTLMPLFQDLEKLRKVVQSIATGLEQGLLVPIIAKKFKLESFRDAFEYLESNEQIGKIIINP; translated from the coding sequence ATGAAAGTTGTGGTATTTAAGGAGAAAGGCAGTCTGGATGTATTGAAGATCGAGGATCACGCACTTCCGGATCCAGCGGGAACGGATGTTCGTGTTAAAATCACATCCATTGGACTCAACCGGGCTGACAGCCTGTTTCGACAGGGACTTTATTTTTTTCAGCCTGCATTTCCAAGTCGCGTTGGCTATGAGGGCGCCGGAATTGTCGATGCTGTTGGCTCAAAAGTCACATTCTTAAAACCTGGAGATCGTGTCGCAATTTTACCATCGTCCTTCAATGCGAGTCATCAGGGATGTTGTGCCGAATACGGGATTTACCCTGAATCTCATTTGTTGCCCACCCCCTCCAGTATTGATGATGAGATTGCTGGAGGAATCTGGATGCAATATATCACAGCCTGGGATGCGCTGATTGAAGATGCCCGGATCCAGAAAGGTGATTGTGTTGTGATTCCAGCCGCCTCAAGCTCTGTCGGAGTTGCCGCAATACAAATTGTGAATATGCATGGTGGCGTTTCAATTGCTACCACAACCAGTCCGGCAAAAATGGAAGCTCTTTCCAGGCTCGGAGCCCAGCATGTGATAAATATCAAAGATGGCAATTATGTAGAGCGGGTGAAGGCCATTTCGCAGGGAAAAGGTGCCCGAATTATTTTTGATCCTGTTGCCGGCCCGACTGTTAAAGATCATATCGCGGCAGCGGCAACTCATGGAATAATATTTATTTATGGTCTGCTTGACCGTCGGCCGATGGATATTCATGCCGGTGTTCTGATGAAAAAACAATTGACCCTTAAAGGCTATACCTTGATGCCGTTGTTTCAGGATCTGGAGAAGTTGCGAAAAGTTGTGCAATCCATCGCCACAGGCCTGGAACAAGGACTTCTGGTTCCAATCATTGCCAAAAAATTCAAACTGGAATCATTCAGGGATGCGTTTGAATACCTGGAGTCCAACGAACAAATCGGCAAAATCATTATCAATCCCTAA